One [Clostridium] saccharolyticum WM1 DNA segment encodes these proteins:
- a CDS encoding BglG family transcription antiterminator, whose translation MLIIEKRAFNLLQYLLNDRNFSVSKAMDLLGCTKRQIEYDVGKINELLKENEIELIRLSKGKFLIHKETISKVSRLNLPPQKFAVNGENKIWIICIQIFCTREPLGLNHFIINLQSSKNTILCDLKKIAKIGRQYKVELKYSRKQGYYFEGDPVKIRSLVLLAIINLKDNFLCKKLMSLAVSDGSYEAVFEEAKGKTEALIKEFNLPVMKEYLIQVIYFISLLPYHFRSIAYLPVSIHETTWNQLPLYAAVTAFYESLTFHLPEEEVDYLFVLLLSTVIGDKMYSRLYSQESVFLQELCQSLINRFEVITGTEVQAKTGISENMLMHLHLACFRLKYGIPVVNPALKQVKKEYGEVFDICRLVLEPFGDYLDCLIPEDEIAYIALYFMTVMELPDQEKIRKRAIIVCQNGIASSVMMKNQLKKIFPEIHFADTCNAEEFQEIPPETYDMVFSTTEGICVPAEKHLFLSSPILTVEERIVISEAVYSSVFGIKSEAGITVHSILEIVEKYAVIHDQKGLWGDLKNLLQKRYKKEEIGREGLPVIKDLLTKETILFASRVNTWEEAIRLGAKPLLENGSITNEYINAMIGNVKGFGPYIVICPYVAIPHAQSQAGVHRLGMSFLKLEEEVCVLDNPQKPVKVFITLAAIDNHTHLRALAQLSNILTNEDTREQLLACSSVEDVMELIDMEEA comes from the coding sequence ATGCTAATTATTGAAAAGCGCGCGTTCAATTTATTGCAGTATTTGCTGAATGACAGGAATTTTTCCGTAAGCAAGGCCATGGATCTGCTGGGATGTACCAAAAGGCAGATTGAATATGATGTTGGCAAAATCAATGAGCTGCTGAAAGAAAATGAGATCGAGTTGATCAGATTGTCAAAAGGCAAATTTCTCATTCATAAGGAAACCATCAGCAAAGTATCCCGATTAAACCTGCCTCCCCAGAAATTTGCGGTCAATGGGGAAAATAAAATCTGGATTATCTGTATTCAGATTTTTTGTACAAGGGAGCCCTTGGGGCTGAATCATTTTATTATCAACCTGCAATCAAGCAAAAATACAATTTTATGTGATTTAAAAAAAATTGCAAAGATCGGCAGGCAGTATAAGGTGGAATTAAAGTACTCAAGAAAACAGGGGTATTACTTTGAAGGGGATCCTGTTAAAATCCGTTCTCTGGTGCTGCTTGCAATTATTAATTTAAAAGACAATTTTTTATGTAAGAAATTAATGTCACTGGCTGTTTCGGATGGGTCTTACGAAGCGGTCTTTGAGGAGGCAAAAGGCAAGACAGAGGCATTGATTAAGGAATTTAACCTGCCGGTTATGAAGGAGTATTTGATTCAGGTGATATATTTTATCAGCCTGCTTCCTTATCACTTCCGGTCCATTGCATACTTGCCTGTTTCTATACATGAGACTACGTGGAACCAACTTCCCCTTTATGCAGCCGTTACAGCTTTTTATGAATCACTGACATTTCATTTGCCGGAAGAAGAGGTTGACTATTTATTTGTTCTACTGTTAAGTACGGTTATAGGTGACAAAATGTATTCCCGGCTTTACAGCCAGGAAAGCGTGTTTTTGCAGGAACTGTGCCAGAGCCTGATTAACCGGTTTGAGGTCATCACAGGAACTGAGGTGCAGGCAAAGACTGGCATATCAGAAAATATGCTGATGCATTTGCATTTGGCCTGCTTTCGGCTGAAATATGGGATACCAGTGGTGAATCCGGCATTGAAGCAGGTTAAAAAAGAGTATGGAGAAGTGTTTGACATATGCAGATTGGTGCTGGAGCCTTTTGGGGACTATTTGGACTGCTTGATTCCCGAGGATGAGATTGCCTACATAGCCTTGTATTTCATGACGGTAATGGAGCTGCCGGATCAGGAAAAGATCAGGAAAAGAGCCATTATTGTATGCCAGAACGGGATTGCAAGCTCCGTCATGATGAAAAACCAGTTGAAAAAGATATTTCCTGAAATACATTTCGCGGACACTTGTAATGCAGAAGAATTTCAAGAGATTCCGCCGGAAACCTATGATATGGTTTTTTCCACTACGGAGGGAATTTGTGTGCCTGCAGAGAAGCATTTGTTCCTGTCCTCTCCCATCTTAACGGTAGAAGAGCGGATTGTCATCAGCGAAGCGGTTTATTCATCGGTATTTGGGATCAAGTCAGAGGCAGGGATCACCGTTCATTCAATCCTGGAAATCGTGGAAAAATACGCGGTGATCCATGACCAGAAGGGGTTATGGGGTGACTTAAAAAATCTCCTGCAGAAACGATATAAGAAAGAAGAAATCGGAAGGGAAGGATTACCTGTGATAAAAGACCTTCTTACGAAGGAAACCATACTATTTGCTTCCAGAGTAAATACCTGGGAGGAAGCCATCAGGCTGGGGGCAAAGCCTTTATTGGAGAATGGTTCCATAACAAATGAGTACATCAATGCAATGATTGGCAATGTGAAGGGTTTTGGTCCTTATATCGTAATCTGTCCCTATGTAGCAATTCCTCATGCGCAAAGTCAGGCAGGAGTCCATAGGCTGGGAATGAGTTTTTTAAAGCTGGAAGAAGAGGTCTGCGTGCTGGATAATCCCCAGAAGCCGGTGAAGGTCTTCATTACCCTGGCTGCCATTGATAATCACACACATTTAAGAGCCCTTGCTCAATTATCGAATATTTTAACCAATGAAGATACCAGGGAACAATTATTAGCCTGCAGTTCCGTAGAGGATGTGATGGAATTGATTGATATGGAAGAAGCATAA
- the kdpA gene encoding potassium-transporting ATPase subunit KdpA — MSVMVMQDLIYMAVLVGLSIPLGIYIYKVMTGQRVFLTPVLAPVERVIYKLMGTAAGEEMNAGKYAVSVLLFSGVGFVFLFLLLMLQGALPFNPERMKGTSWHLAFNTAASFTTNTNWQAYSGESDLSYFTQFTGLAVQNFVSAATGIAVLFALIRGLVLRQKKTIGNFWADLVRTTLYLLIPLSFVVALLLVSQGVVQTFGPYKDVTMLESGALQTIPLGPAASQIAIKQLGTNGGGFFGVNSAFPLENPTAFSNMVQSLSILLIPAALCVSFGGAVKDSRQGRSIYLTMLIFFGAALAATTASEQFAGPVFEQVAASGSMEGKEVIHGVGASSLWAVVTTAASNGSVNAMHDSLTPLGGMVPMFLMQLGEIVFGGVGSGLYGMLAFVLLTVFIAGLMVGRTPEYLGKKVEPFDMKMVCLIVLVPPLLTLLGTSAAVAVPEARSWLTNSGAHGFSEILYAFSSMANNNGSSFAGFQANTVFTNVLGGIIMLLVRFIPMTAVIFLAGNMAQKKAVAVSEGTLSTSNTVFVGLLIGVILIIGALSFLPALALGPIADFLTTQ; from the coding sequence ATGAGCGTTATGGTAATGCAGGATCTGATTTATATGGCAGTGTTAGTTGGATTGTCCATTCCCCTGGGAATCTATATATACAAGGTGATGACAGGGCAAAGGGTGTTTCTTACCCCTGTTTTAGCCCCTGTGGAACGGGTGATCTATAAGCTTATGGGTACTGCTGCCGGGGAAGAAATGAACGCGGGGAAATATGCGGTTTCTGTTTTGTTATTCAGTGGGGTTGGCTTTGTTTTTCTTTTTCTCTTGCTGATGCTCCAGGGGGCACTGCCCTTTAATCCGGAAAGGATGAAGGGTACCAGCTGGCACCTGGCCTTTAACACGGCCGCAAGCTTTACTACCAATACCAACTGGCAGGCATATTCAGGTGAATCCGACCTGTCGTATTTCACCCAGTTTACAGGCCTTGCCGTCCAGAACTTTGTATCGGCAGCAACGGGGATCGCAGTCCTTTTTGCCTTGATCAGAGGCTTGGTCCTGAGACAGAAAAAGACCATTGGAAATTTTTGGGCGGACTTGGTAAGAACCACGCTCTATCTTCTCATCCCACTTTCCTTTGTAGTGGCTCTGCTCCTTGTTTCCCAGGGGGTAGTGCAGACCTTTGGCCCTTACAAAGACGTAACCATGCTGGAAAGCGGGGCTTTGCAGACAATTCCCTTAGGTCCTGCAGCAAGCCAGATTGCCATCAAGCAGCTGGGAACAAACGGAGGCGGTTTCTTTGGAGTGAACTCTGCATTCCCTCTTGAGAATCCTACCGCCTTTTCCAACATGGTACAGTCCCTGTCCATTTTGCTGATTCCTGCGGCCCTTTGCGTAAGTTTTGGAGGGGCGGTAAAAGACAGCAGACAGGGCCGGTCCATCTACCTCACCATGTTAATTTTTTTTGGGGCGGCCCTGGCAGCAACAACTGCCAGCGAGCAGTTCGCCGGTCCTGTATTTGAACAGGTGGCAGCTTCCGGCAGCATGGAAGGCAAGGAGGTGATCCATGGTGTAGGCGCTTCATCCTTATGGGCTGTTGTAACTACGGCGGCATCAAACGGCTCTGTAAACGCCATGCACGACAGCCTGACTCCCCTTGGAGGAATGGTTCCCATGTTCCTCATGCAGCTTGGAGAAATTGTATTCGGCGGCGTGGGAAGCGGACTTTACGGAATGCTTGCCTTTGTGCTCCTCACCGTATTCATAGCAGGACTGATGGTTGGACGGACACCGGAGTACTTAGGGAAGAAGGTGGAGCCCTTTGATATGAAAATGGTATGCTTAATCGTCCTGGTACCTCCGCTCCTGACCCTGCTTGGCACTTCTGCCGCAGTTGCTGTGCCTGAGGCCCGGTCATGGCTGACCAATTCAGGAGCCCATGGATTTTCGGAGATTTTGTATGCCTTCTCCTCCATGGCAAACAACAACGGCAGTTCCTTTGCAGGTTTTCAGGCGAACACCGTATTTACCAATGTTTTAGGCGGTATTATTATGCTGCTGGTTCGCTTTATCCCCATGACCGCTGTCATTTTCCTTGCAGGGAATATGGCACAGAAAAAAGCAGTTGCTGTCAGCGAAGGGACTTTGTCCACCAGCAATACCGTATTTGTAGGGCTTCTGATTGGTGTGATCCTCATCATAGGCGCCCTGAGCTTTTTGCCGGCTCTTGCCCTAGGCCCAATCGCAGATTTTTTAACAACCCAGTGA
- a CDS encoding transketolase, producing the protein MEYEELKLTANGIRKGIIDAVYHAGCGHPGGSLSAAEILAYLFFKEMNIDEKDPGKEDRDRFVLSKGHATPGYYAALAQRGFFPASELTTFRKLGSRLQGHPDMKKTPGVDMSSGSLGQGISVAVGMALSGALSLKNYRVYALAGDGEIQEGQVWEAAMFAAHRKLDHLVVIIDNNNLQIDGTVEEICSPYPIDQKFEAFGFHAVTVDGHSFQELEKAFLKARETKGKPTVIIAKTVKGKGISFMENNLSWHSGALNEEQYQLAMKELERERIFLCQRS; encoded by the coding sequence ATGGAATATGAGGAGCTGAAATTAACAGCCAATGGTATCCGCAAGGGTATCATAGATGCCGTATATCATGCTGGCTGCGGACATCCGGGCGGTTCTTTATCCGCAGCGGAAATACTGGCTTACTTATTTTTTAAAGAAATGAATATTGACGAAAAAGATCCGGGGAAAGAAGACCGTGACCGGTTTGTCTTATCCAAGGGTCATGCAACACCGGGATATTATGCCGCTCTGGCTCAGCGGGGCTTTTTCCCTGCGTCTGAACTGACGACGTTCCGGAAATTAGGTTCCAGGCTGCAGGGGCATCCGGATATGAAAAAAACACCTGGCGTGGATATGTCCAGCGGTTCCTTGGGACAGGGGATTTCAGTTGCCGTGGGGATGGCATTGTCAGGAGCGCTGTCTTTGAAAAACTACCGGGTTTACGCCTTGGCAGGAGACGGGGAAATACAGGAAGGGCAGGTATGGGAAGCGGCGATGTTTGCAGCCCACAGGAAATTAGACCATCTGGTTGTGATTATAGATAATAACAATCTCCAGATCGACGGAACCGTTGAAGAAATCTGCTCTCCTTATCCGATTGATCAGAAGTTTGAAGCGTTTGGATTTCATGCGGTCACTGTGGATGGACATAGCTTTCAGGAGTTGGAAAAAGCCTTCTTGAAGGCTAGGGAGACAAAGGGGAAGCCAACGGTCATTATAGCAAAAACAGTGAAAGGAAAAGGAATTTCGTTTATGGAAAATAATCTGTCATGGCATAGCGGCGCTTTGAATGAGGAACAGTATCAGCTTGCCATGAAGGAATTGGAAAGGGAAAGGATTTTTTTATGTCAGAGATCATAA
- a CDS encoding potassium-transporting ATPase subunit F, producing the protein MGVILMLVGIIGVSLLIYLFYVLFRGDRL; encoded by the coding sequence ATGGGAGTTATCTTAATGCTGGTAGGCATTATCGGCGTTTCACTGTTAATTTATTTATTTTACGTACTATTTCGAGGTGACCGTTTATGA
- a CDS encoding alpha-amylase family glycosyl hydrolase has product MEQYKIAKHEMVAYPMGLSKVSGGIRFCVAAKGENCKVHIFKAGAEEPDQTLSFPAEFRKGDVWNMTVLGKNFEGLEYCFEIDGKLFSDPYGKCFTGRETWGDLEHASALLRTPVKGTDFDWEGDRSPQIPYEDSIIYRLHNRGFTKHASSKVKNKGTFDAIEEKIPYLKELGVTAVELMPVNEFSEVIMVEYVHGDPAGVDKPSGKLNYWGYTAGCYFAPKASYAAGNDPVLEFKSLVKALHKEGLEVIVELYFTGKEPPSFVLDAVRFWADEYHVDGIHLVGEIPLELLGRDPYLSRIKLLAVSWEPVSEGTARHLGEYNDGFLIDMRRVLKGDEEQMKNLAFRTRRNPAGYGIINYMANTNGFPMMDMVSYDTRHNEGNGENNQDGNPYNYSWNCGVEGPTKRKKVMELRKKQLRNAFLLLFLSQGTPLIMAGDEFGNSQSGNNNAYCQDNEVSWLNWNLVRTNQDILDFVKAVIAFRKAHPVFHMPKEPRIMDYLACGFPDVSYHGVKAWCPEFDNFRRQLGIFYWGEYGKKPDGTHDNNFFVAYNMHWEPHEFDLPNLPKKERWHVVFHTDKTVENGMYPEGKEPAAEGKRFLVPSRSIVVFMGKNN; this is encoded by the coding sequence ATGGAACAGTATAAGATTGCAAAGCATGAAATGGTGGCTTATCCTATGGGGCTTTCTAAGGTATCCGGAGGGATCCGCTTTTGTGTGGCTGCAAAAGGGGAGAATTGCAAGGTCCATATTTTTAAGGCTGGGGCAGAAGAGCCGGACCAGACTCTTTCTTTTCCTGCAGAGTTTAGAAAGGGCGACGTATGGAACATGACCGTTCTGGGAAAGAATTTTGAAGGGCTGGAGTACTGCTTTGAAATCGATGGAAAGCTGTTTTCTGATCCTTATGGCAAATGCTTTACCGGACGGGAGACATGGGGGGATCTTGAACATGCTTCGGCTCTTTTAAGGACTCCCGTAAAGGGGACGGATTTTGACTGGGAAGGGGACAGATCTCCTCAGATTCCATATGAGGACAGCATCATATACCGGCTTCATAACCGGGGTTTTACAAAGCATGCCTCTTCCAAGGTAAAAAATAAAGGCACCTTTGATGCCATAGAGGAGAAGATCCCATACTTAAAAGAACTAGGCGTTACTGCTGTGGAACTGATGCCGGTCAATGAATTTTCCGAGGTCATCATGGTGGAATATGTGCATGGGGACCCTGCCGGTGTGGATAAGCCTTCGGGGAAATTAAATTACTGGGGATACACAGCAGGCTGTTATTTTGCTCCCAAGGCCTCCTATGCAGCAGGGAATGATCCTGTTCTGGAGTTTAAAAGCCTCGTGAAGGCTCTTCACAAGGAGGGCCTGGAAGTGATCGTGGAGCTTTACTTTACCGGAAAAGAACCTCCCTCTTTTGTTCTTGATGCAGTCCGTTTCTGGGCGGATGAATACCATGTGGATGGAATCCATCTGGTAGGAGAGATTCCCTTAGAGCTTCTTGGCAGAGATCCATATTTAAGCCGGATCAAGCTGCTTGCTGTCTCCTGGGAACCGGTCTCAGAAGGTACGGCCAGGCACTTGGGGGAGTATAACGACGGTTTTCTCATAGATATGCGCCGGGTATTGAAGGGAGATGAAGAGCAGATGAAAAATCTTGCCTTCCGTACCAGGAGAAATCCGGCCGGATACGGGATCATCAACTATATGGCCAATACCAACGGCTTTCCTATGATGGATATGGTGTCCTATGACACCAGGCACAATGAGGGGAACGGAGAGAATAACCAGGATGGCAATCCCTACAATTATTCCTGGAACTGCGGGGTGGAAGGTCCCACCAAGCGGAAAAAGGTGATGGAGCTTCGGAAGAAGCAGCTGCGAAATGCATTTCTCCTTTTATTTTTAAGCCAGGGAACTCCCCTGATCATGGCAGGAGATGAATTCGGCAATTCCCAGTCAGGGAATAATAATGCCTATTGCCAGGACAATGAGGTGTCGTGGCTTAATTGGAATCTTGTCAGGACCAATCAGGATATCCTGGATTTTGTAAAGGCTGTTATCGCCTTTCGTAAGGCACATCCTGTATTTCATATGCCTAAGGAGCCCAGGATCATGGATTATCTGGCCTGCGGCTTTCCGGATGTTTCTTACCATGGTGTAAAGGCATGGTGCCCGGAATTTGATAATTTCCGGCGCCAGCTTGGAATTTTTTATTGGGGAGAATATGGAAAGAAGCCGGATGGAACCCATGACAACAACTTTTTCGTGGCCTATAACATGCATTGGGAGCCCCATGAATTTGATCTGCCCAATCTTCCGAAGAAGGAGCGGTGGCATGTAGTCTTTCATACGGATAAAACGGTTGAAAACGGCATGTATCCCGAAGGGAAGGAGCCTGCGGCAGAAGGCAAGAGGTTTCTGGTTCCTTCCAGGTCCATTGTGGTGTTTATGGGAAAGAATAATTAG
- a CDS encoding PTS sugar transporter subunit IIB: MKILAVCGSGLGSSFMVEMNIKNVLKEIGAAGVEVDHSDLGGATPGAADLFIAGRDIAMGMTHLKGVVELENLLDKKELKEKLEEALRKRNVI, from the coding sequence ATGAAGATATTGGCGGTTTGCGGTTCGGGACTTGGAAGCAGCTTTATGGTGGAAATGAATATAAAAAATGTGTTAAAGGAAATCGGCGCTGCGGGGGTCGAGGTGGATCACAGTGATTTGGGAGGTGCCACACCGGGAGCAGCAGACCTTTTTATTGCAGGAAGAGATATCGCAATGGGAATGACCCATTTAAAAGGGGTGGTGGAGCTGGAGAACCTGCTGGATAAAAAAGAACTGAAGGAAAAATTGGAAGAGGCGTTAAGGAAGCGGAATGTAATCTGA
- a CDS encoding transketolase family protein produces the protein MSEIIKKATRDSYGEALVELGGIHEDLYVLDADLASATKTAYFRKTYPDRHIDCGIAECNMMGVAAGLSLTGKIPFASSFAMFAAGRAFEQIRNSIGYPGLNVKIGATHGGISVGEDGATHQCNEDFALIRTIPGMVVLCPSDDVEAKAAVKAAYEHKGPVYLRFGRVPVPSLNQKEGYRFQMGKGVVLKEGTDITIIANGILVNEVLEAEKMLAEKGLQAQIINIHTIKPLDKDLVIRSAKKTGKVVVAEEHSIIGGLGSAVCDVLSEYYPVPVLKIGVNDVYGRSGSARELLRAYELDSESLAGRILHFYHQG, from the coding sequence ATGTCAGAGATCATAAAGAAAGCAACCAGGGACAGCTACGGGGAAGCACTGGTAGAATTAGGCGGTATCCATGAAGACTTATATGTATTGGACGCTGACCTGGCTTCGGCAACTAAGACCGCATATTTTAGAAAGACATATCCAGACCGGCATATTGACTGCGGAATTGCTGAGTGCAATATGATGGGAGTTGCGGCCGGGCTGTCTTTAACAGGTAAAATTCCCTTTGCCAGTTCCTTTGCCATGTTTGCAGCAGGCCGTGCATTTGAGCAGATCCGTAATTCCATCGGATACCCTGGTTTAAATGTAAAAATAGGAGCCACTCACGGAGGAATCTCCGTTGGAGAGGATGGAGCCACTCATCAATGCAATGAGGATTTTGCACTTATAAGAACCATACCGGGAATGGTTGTCCTGTGTCCTTCGGATGATGTGGAAGCGAAAGCAGCGGTGAAAGCGGCTTATGAACACAAAGGGCCTGTTTATTTAAGGTTTGGAAGAGTTCCTGTTCCTTCCCTGAATCAGAAGGAGGGCTATCGGTTTCAGATGGGGAAAGGTGTGGTTTTAAAAGAGGGGACAGATATTACCATCATAGCAAATGGAATCCTGGTAAATGAGGTTCTGGAAGCAGAGAAGATGTTGGCAGAAAAAGGGCTTCAGGCTCAAATCATAAATATCCATACCATTAAGCCTCTGGATAAGGATCTGGTGATCCGGTCGGCAAAAAAAACGGGAAAGGTAGTGGTGGCGGAGGAACATTCCATTATCGGCGGATTGGGAAGCGCAGTGTGTGATGTCCTGTCTGAATATTATCCGGTTCCGGTATTAAAAATAGGTGTCAATGACGTCTACGGAAGATCAGGCTCTGCAAGGGAATTGCTGAGAGCATATGAATTAGATTCAGAAAGTCTGGCCGGACGTATCCTTCATTTTTATCATCAAGGATAA
- a CDS encoding PTS ascorbate transporter subunit IIC: MAVLKIIQEILSTPAVLVAFIAFIGLLLQRKPAADTIRGTIKSFLGFIVLSAGADVIVASLAPFGGMFQEAFHTAGVVPNNEAIIAVALKDYGQVTALIMFFGMFANIIIARITRFKYVFLTGHHTLYMACMIGVILITIGMSTAMTVVVGSVALGIVMVLFPALAQPTMKKITKTDDVAFGHFSTIGYWSSAMIGKLVGKNSKSTEEIDFPKSLAFLRDSSVSISLTMVLFYVVLALFCGPDYIKNNWSDGKNYIMFSITKGIQFAAGVVIILQGVRLILAEIVPAFKGISEKLIPNAKPALDCPIVYTFAPNAVLIGFFSSFAGGIVGMAILVLTGGIIILPGVVPHFFCGATAGVFGNANGGVKGAVFGSFINGLMLTFAPLLLMPLLGDLGYQGTTFSDLDFIASGFLMGKAGQLGPMAAAIFVFGVLAVMIAVSAVKSDRKDVK, encoded by the coding sequence ATGGCTGTTTTAAAAATCATTCAGGAAATTCTTTCAACCCCTGCAGTGTTAGTGGCATTCATTGCGTTCATTGGTTTGCTGCTGCAAAGAAAACCGGCAGCAGATACCATCAGGGGTACCATAAAATCATTTCTGGGTTTTATCGTACTATCGGCAGGAGCAGATGTGATCGTCGCATCCCTGGCTCCCTTTGGAGGAATGTTTCAGGAAGCATTTCATACGGCAGGGGTTGTGCCCAACAATGAGGCCATTATTGCGGTAGCATTAAAGGACTATGGCCAGGTCACTGCCTTGATTATGTTTTTCGGGATGTTTGCCAACATTATCATTGCCCGTATTACCAGGTTTAAATATGTCTTTCTCACAGGACACCATACTCTTTACATGGCATGCATGATCGGCGTTATCTTAATTACCATCGGCATGTCTACGGCGATGACCGTAGTGGTGGGCTCGGTTGCCCTTGGAATTGTTATGGTGTTATTCCCTGCCCTGGCTCAGCCGACCATGAAAAAGATAACCAAAACCGATGATGTGGCCTTCGGTCATTTCAGCACCATCGGATACTGGTCTTCCGCAATGATCGGTAAATTAGTAGGGAAAAATTCAAAATCAACGGAAGAGATAGATTTCCCGAAATCCCTTGCATTTTTAAGAGACAGTTCGGTTTCCATTTCCCTGACGATGGTTCTCTTTTATGTGGTTCTTGCGCTTTTTTGCGGACCGGACTATATTAAGAACAACTGGTCAGACGGAAAGAATTATATCATGTTTTCCATTACAAAAGGAATCCAATTTGCAGCAGGTGTAGTAATTATATTACAGGGAGTCCGTCTGATCCTTGCAGAAATCGTGCCTGCGTTCAAAGGCATTTCAGAAAAACTGATTCCCAATGCAAAGCCGGCCCTGGACTGTCCGATTGTTTATACCTTTGCGCCTAATGCTGTATTGATTGGTTTTTTCTCCAGTTTTGCCGGCGGGATTGTGGGTATGGCGATTCTGGTTCTTACCGGCGGAATCATTATATTGCCGGGTGTTGTGCCTCATTTCTTCTGCGGCGCAACGGCAGGAGTTTTCGGCAATGCCAACGGAGGGGTAAAAGGAGCGGTATTCGGTTCTTTTATAAACGGTTTGATGCTGACCTTTGCACCGCTTTTATTAATGCCCCTGCTGGGAGATCTGGGTTATCAGGGAACAACCTTTTCTGATCTGGATTTTATAGCTTCCGGATTTTTAATGGGGAAAGCCGGACAGTTAGGGCCTATGGCAGCTGCCATATTCGTTTTTGGGGTGCTGGCAGTCATGATCGCTGTCTCAGCTGTAAAGTCTGACAGGAAAGACGTTAAATAA